The nucleotide sequence TCTTTTTAACATTACAATGTGTTTGGTCTGTTGGCAAAGATAGTTGTGTAGAAGCATTAACAGGGCCGAGCACATCAGAATGAAACATTCACATTGCTCTCAAATTCTAAAGAGATATTATACATATCATATTCTCCAAactgttgaatttttttatattaagatTAACATAAAAATGTTTATGGTCCACTAAATCTCAGAACCGACCATGAGCATTAACCAATTTTGTTAggatatattatatagttaatttagACAGTTGTTATGGTCTCTATATTATCTAAGGGTTTCTGAATTGGAATAAAGGCATATGTATAGATGAAGCTGATTGGGTGTAGTCCACCATACATATATGGAAAGTTCCTATTTTTAGTATATAACGTTAGATCTTGATGCCAGCTTCAGAGTTTTGCTTTGCTCTTTGGACACCCTGATTTGAATTTCTATGTTGTATCTCTTGCTGAATCTGTTTTATAGCCAAAGAGGAGTCAAGAGCAGCACAAAGTGAGTTTTTATGTGGAAAGAGAACATGCTGTGGAAATAATGAAGGTTCTCCCAGGGATACTAATGGAGCGTGGGGTGAGACTTTTCTTTGTACCCCTCATGTGAATTTTAATGGTTATTCTTGTCATAGATTGTTCCTTTTGGTGCCGATGATGGTGAAATTCTGTATAGGTTGATGTGAAGATGGTTTATAGCAACGACTACGCTTTCGATGTTTTACCAGGAGGGTCTGGCAAAGGAGGGGCTCTGACTTATCTACTTGAAAAGTTGGAGAATGAGGGGGAGCAATCTTCTAACATACTTGTTTGTGGTGACTCTGGAAACGATGCTGAGCTTTTCAACATTTCTCAAGCATATGGTGTAATGGTTAGTTtcctactattttttttttaagttggaaCATACTTGGTTGCTCTCTTGTAGTTGTGATGATGTTTTACTGTTTAAGGTTAGCAATTCACACAAAGAACTATTGCAATGGCATGAAGAAAATGCAAAGGACAACCCAAATATAATCCTTGCGTCCGAGAGATGTGCAGCTGGCATCATAGAAGCCTTGCAAAGGTTTAATTTGGGACCAAGCGTCTCTCCAAGAGATGTTTTGGATGCTGAACGTTTCTACAAGGAGATTTTGGATCCTGCTCATGAGGTGGTTCAGTTTTATTTGTTGTGCGAGAAATGGCGATGTGGGGAGGTGGAGAAGTCTGATAATTACTTGCAGAACTTGAAATTACTCTCTGTAAGATTGCTTCTTCGTTCTTAGAAATGCTTCAACAATGTATTCATTTTGACAATTTAAGTGTTCAAATCAATAATATGAAGATTTCCCCCTTGCATGTATTGTATATTAATTGGCTTAGTTGTTGTGCTTTTGCAATGTTTCAGAGTCCACTTGGTATGTTTGTACATCCGTCTGGAGTGGAGAAATCGATACATGAATGGATAGATGATTTGGAAAATTTACATGGAGAAGGCAAGGAAAAGCAGTTTCACATTTGGTTGGATAAAGTTTCGTCTTCTCGAATCAGCTCAGACACATGGATTGTAAAATTTGACAAGCATGAGTTATCTGGTAAGAAACTAGATCTTTAAGTTACCATTTCAATAATTTCTCTTAAGATATAGGACCAACCCTTTGAGTCAAGTAAACTTCAAACCTTAATCCTTGTTGGCTTTGCCAAATTACCAATCACCCTtgtcatattatattcatttcttctttttttaatgtcCTGCTAAGTAAGACCGAAAACATTAGAACATGGAAGCAAACTTCTAAAACAAGCAAATCAACGTCTTTTCAATTATCTTcaagaaacaaaaatcaaacaaatccTTAACACATTCCTACAAATCTACTACTATTAGTTGACTTGTAATaaacacatcaagaacagttAGATGAGCCTAGTTTGACTAGTGTTTGCTAAATCATTTCCTCACTCAGACTAGGCTCATCTaactgttcttgatgtgtttATTACAAGTCAACTAATAGTAGTAGATTTGTAGGAATGTGTTAAggatttgtttgatttttgtttcttgAAGATAATTGAAAAGACGTTGATTTGCTTGTTTTAGAAGTTTGCTTCCATGTTCTAATGTTTTCGGTCTTACTTGTTTTTGGTTGTATTCAGAGGGAAAAGTACGGTCTTGTTCCACAAGAGTCTTACTGAGTTGTCAGGTAAACCTTGATTCATGGTCCTTTTTAAGTTTCCAAACAAATTAGTAGACTAAATACTGAAAAACTGAAAATGAGGTTTAAATTTGAAAAGGATGAAAAGCAAAATCTGACGTGGATGCACATCCACCAATCTTGGTTAGATGATTCCTGCTCAGATGATCAAGAAACATGGATTTTCTGAATCCGTACTGTGACATATTAAGATGATACCTGTTTGGTACAGAAGCTAACCAAAAGAGCATAGTGTTTGTGTTATGTATTGGCTTCATGAATACTCTTTTGCATATcttgaaaagtataaataagGAAGACTGTGCATTAATTGGTACGTCTTTGGATCACAATTGGTTTGTTTAGGACCCTTTAGGTCTCTACAACAAAACCATACACTTCTTTGGTTTATGTAGATAACTCTTGGTTtgcttatttttcattttttttgtcttcgtcCACTTCAAGAAAGAACTGGTTTGTTCCTTTTCTGGTTTACATGATTTGTTTTGTGCTatatcggtttggtttggttttcttAACCACAACGCGATTACTCGCGAATCCCGCCTCGGATACTGTAATTCTAAAAAGGATATGATGGAGATAAGAAAAGACGCAAGTCACGGAACATGATTCAAAGCATTAAGTCTTGTCTTAACTACTAATTACCACACTTTCCGTAATTAACGCCTTTTCACTTTATCCATCTTTCTCCTTGCTACCATCTTTATAGTATTTGTTCTTACTCCAAGCTCACTCACACTAGCTCAGTCAGTTTCCTCCAAATGGCTACCTTACACACTCGAGTCTTCTTCCTCATTTCTATACTCATACTTAGCAAGAAAGCATCGTCGCAGCTTGATGAGCTATGGCTGGTCggtgacgatgatgatgatccaCTCAGGGCGTTGCAGACAAGGCATGAAAGAAGAGAGGAGAAATGCGATTACTCACTGGGGAAATGGAGCTACGACGAAACGTACCCGCTCTATGACTCAAACTGTCCGTACCTGAGCTCTGCGCTAAGTTGCCAGAGAAATGGAAGGCCTGACTCTTATTACCAAAAATGGAGATGGGTCCCTAAGTCTTGCTCACTTTCAAGGCACACAACCACACTATActctctatttttcttttaaccaGTTTAGAGGCTACTATCCAGTTTAACCAACCCTATATTTTTAAGAGTTTGGGGGTGTGCATTTGATCTCTGCTCTGTTCAACTAATTAGTCTTTAGCCCAATTGAACCTTTTTTTAAATTGGACTAGGTTTGCCTATAGACAAAAATACCAATTGACAGATATACTAGTATCTATAAGAAAACTCAGTATAATTATTATGTTGGCTCCAAATAGTAACTACATGGGACTAAAtggtatatatatagaaaatagattaatgttttcatttctcTACATTGTAGTAAACTAAGGTtaagatattataaatttgtgttcaaattttttgaaaataaggtTAAGATATTATGTTCTAGTGATTTACTTCTTAGCTAGTTTTCCAAACATAGTTTTTAACCACAATTTGCAACTTTAGGTTATAATATTGCTCTAAATAGTAAGTGCATGAGGACTAATGGTAAAAGATGATTATAATACAAATAGAAAATAGatgaatgttttcatttatctaCAATTTAATAACCTAATGTTAAGCTATTATGAAATTGTGTTTAAAAATTGGAAATAAGGTTAAGATATTATGACTTAGTGATTTACTTCTCAGCTAGTTTTTCAAACAGATTTTTTTAACCACAACTTTTGTTCTTACAATCACTCTAATTATGAATGTGAGGTTTAGGTTTGACGCATTGAAATTTCTGGGGAAAATGAGGCAAAAAAGAATAATGCTGGTAGGAGATTCAATAATGAGGAACCAGTGGGAATCTCTTGTCTGTTTAGTACAGTCTGTGCTTCCCACTCATCGTAAGAAGCTCACTTACAATGGTCCTACAATGTCTTTCCGTTCTCTGGTAACAATCatgtccctttttttttttaacacaaatctCTTTTTGGATCACATTTACATAATTGGTTAGTACAAACAACTAATAAGTTTGGTTACTTAAAGGACTTTGAGACATCAATTGAGTTCTGTTGGGCTCCTCTGCTTGTGGAACTCAAGAAAGGAAGTGACCGTGAAAGAGTGTTACATTTGGACTCAATAGAAGACAATGCTAGATATTGGCGAGGTGTTGATGTTCTTGTGTTCGATTCTGCTCACTGGTGGACTCACTCTCAGAAGCGGAGTTCGTAAGCCATCAACAAAACCTTTATCAGCTTTGGTTTAGA is from Brassica napus cultivar Da-Ae chromosome A4, Da-Ae, whole genome shotgun sequence and encodes:
- the LOC106445458 gene encoding protein trichome birefringence-like 36, with protein sequence MATLHTRVFFLISILILSKKASSQLDELWLVGDDDDDPLRALQTRHERREEKCDYSLGKWSYDETYPLYDSNCPYLSSALSCQRNGRPDSYYQKWRWVPKSCSLSRFDALKFLGKMRQKRIMLVGDSIMRNQWESLVCLVQSVLPTHRKKLTYNGPTMSFRSLDFETSIEFCWAPLLVELKKGSDRERVLHLDSIEDNARYWRGVDVLVFDSAHWWTHSQKRSSWDYYKDGNKLYKAMNPMVAYERGLTTWAEWVEINLDPSKTKVIFRTSSPRESGQKCYNQKHPLPSSSEPHVPQQSRVLKKVLMKMKYRVYLHDITTMSAYRRDGHPSVFKRAMGEEEKHHRFAGPLPDCSHWCLPGVPDIWNEMLSSIILTKAA